From Amyelois transitella isolate CPQ chromosome 4, ilAmyTran1.1, whole genome shotgun sequence, one genomic window encodes:
- the LOC106140040 gene encoding thialysine N-epsilon-acetyltransferase isoform X2 yields MATSGAEAAAGGGAEVTIRAARREDMARVHAMIHELAAFENVPDGPKLSVQDLITDGFECSPPWFSVVVAETGGAVVGYALVNRAYSSWTRRALYIEDLYVEPRQRGAGVGMKLVRALCEMALEEDIHRIDWHVLEENLGGRRFYARLGARDLHQTEGRLMLRLDRHRIEAVATQQL; encoded by the exons ATGGCGACGAGCGGAGCGGAGGCGGCAGCGGGCGGCGGAGCGGAGGTGACGATTCGCGCGGCGCGCCGAGAGGACATGGCGCGAGTGCACGCCATGATACAC GAACTCGCTGCATTTGAGAATGTGCCAGACGGTCCCAAACTCTCAGTGCAAG ATTTGATCACGGACGGGTTCGAGTGCTCCCCGCCGTGGTTCTCCGTGGTGGTGGCGGAGACGGGCGGCGCCGTGGTGGGGTACGCGCTGGTGAACCGCGCCTACTCCAGCTGGACGCGGCGCGCGCTCTACATCGAGGACCTGTACGTGGAGCCGCGGCAGCGCGGCGCCGGCGTCGGCATGAAGCTGGTGCGGGCGCTCTGTGAG ATGGCGCTAGAGGAGGACATCCACCGCATAGACTGGCACGTGCTGGAGGAGAACCTCGGCGGGAGGAGGTTCTACGCGAGGCTCGGCGCGCGCGACCTGCACCAGACCGAGGGCCGCCTCATGCTGCGCCTGGACCGCCACCGCATCGAGGCCGTCGCCACACAACAACTCTAA
- the LOC106140040 gene encoding thialysine N-epsilon-acetyltransferase isoform X1: MLIYVYFGRATHPPQRADRGGPRVWRSIELCGAFYIALIFILNYPFRQFKHHELAAFENVPDGPKLSVQDLITDGFECSPPWFSVVVAETGGAVVGYALVNRAYSSWTRRALYIEDLYVEPRQRGAGVGMKLVRALCEMALEEDIHRIDWHVLEENLGGRRFYARLGARDLHQTEGRLMLRLDRHRIEAVATQQL; this comes from the exons AtgttgatatatgtatattttggtCGTGCTACACATCCACCGCAGCGCGCTGACCGCGGCGGTCCGCGGGTCTGGCGATCAATCGAGCTCTGTGGTGCATTTTATATCGCTCTTATTTTCATCCTCAATTATCCGTTTCGTCAGTTCAAGCATCAT GAACTCGCTGCATTTGAGAATGTGCCAGACGGTCCCAAACTCTCAGTGCAAG ATTTGATCACGGACGGGTTCGAGTGCTCCCCGCCGTGGTTCTCCGTGGTGGTGGCGGAGACGGGCGGCGCCGTGGTGGGGTACGCGCTGGTGAACCGCGCCTACTCCAGCTGGACGCGGCGCGCGCTCTACATCGAGGACCTGTACGTGGAGCCGCGGCAGCGCGGCGCCGGCGTCGGCATGAAGCTGGTGCGGGCGCTCTGTGAG ATGGCGCTAGAGGAGGACATCCACCGCATAGACTGGCACGTGCTGGAGGAGAACCTCGGCGGGAGGAGGTTCTACGCGAGGCTCGGCGCGCGCGACCTGCACCAGACCGAGGGCCGCCTCATGCTGCGCCTGGACCGCCACCGCATCGAGGCCGTCGCCACACAACAACTCTAA
- the LOC106140040 gene encoding thialysine N-epsilon-acetyltransferase isoform X3 yields MYILVVLHIHRSALTAAVRGSGDQSSSVELAAFENVPDGPKLSVQDLITDGFECSPPWFSVVVAETGGAVVGYALVNRAYSSWTRRALYIEDLYVEPRQRGAGVGMKLVRALCEMALEEDIHRIDWHVLEENLGGRRFYARLGARDLHQTEGRLMLRLDRHRIEAVATQQL; encoded by the exons atgtatattttggtCGTGCTACACATCCACCGCAGCGCGCTGACCGCGGCGGTCCGCGGGTCTGGCGATCAATCGAGCTCTGTG GAACTCGCTGCATTTGAGAATGTGCCAGACGGTCCCAAACTCTCAGTGCAAG ATTTGATCACGGACGGGTTCGAGTGCTCCCCGCCGTGGTTCTCCGTGGTGGTGGCGGAGACGGGCGGCGCCGTGGTGGGGTACGCGCTGGTGAACCGCGCCTACTCCAGCTGGACGCGGCGCGCGCTCTACATCGAGGACCTGTACGTGGAGCCGCGGCAGCGCGGCGCCGGCGTCGGCATGAAGCTGGTGCGGGCGCTCTGTGAG ATGGCGCTAGAGGAGGACATCCACCGCATAGACTGGCACGTGCTGGAGGAGAACCTCGGCGGGAGGAGGTTCTACGCGAGGCTCGGCGCGCGCGACCTGCACCAGACCGAGGGCCGCCTCATGCTGCGCCTGGACCGCCACCGCATCGAGGCCGTCGCCACACAACAACTCTAA
- the LOC106140040 gene encoding thialysine N-epsilon-acetyltransferase isoform X4, translating into MAFIAVNKISTELAAFENVPDGPKLSVQDLITDGFECSPPWFSVVVAETGGAVVGYALVNRAYSSWTRRALYIEDLYVEPRQRGAGVGMKLVRALCEMALEEDIHRIDWHVLEENLGGRRFYARLGARDLHQTEGRLMLRLDRHRIEAVATQQL; encoded by the exons ATGGCTTTCATCGCTGTGAATAAAATATCGACA GAACTCGCTGCATTTGAGAATGTGCCAGACGGTCCCAAACTCTCAGTGCAAG ATTTGATCACGGACGGGTTCGAGTGCTCCCCGCCGTGGTTCTCCGTGGTGGTGGCGGAGACGGGCGGCGCCGTGGTGGGGTACGCGCTGGTGAACCGCGCCTACTCCAGCTGGACGCGGCGCGCGCTCTACATCGAGGACCTGTACGTGGAGCCGCGGCAGCGCGGCGCCGGCGTCGGCATGAAGCTGGTGCGGGCGCTCTGTGAG ATGGCGCTAGAGGAGGACATCCACCGCATAGACTGGCACGTGCTGGAGGAGAACCTCGGCGGGAGGAGGTTCTACGCGAGGCTCGGCGCGCGCGACCTGCACCAGACCGAGGGCCGCCTCATGCTGCGCCTGGACCGCCACCGCATCGAGGCCGTCGCCACACAACAACTCTAA